In Granulicella mallensis MP5ACTX8, the sequence CCATTTATTCGGCGGCCCGTCGCCACGACTTTGTTCGCCGTTGCCATTACGATTGCCGGTCTCATCGCCTTCCAGGCTTTGCCTGTGTCCTCGCTACCCCAGGTAGACTTCGCGACGATCACGGTGGCTACATCGCTCCCCGGAGCAAGCCCGGAGGTCATGGCCTCGTCGGTCGCGACGCCGCTCGAGCGGCAGTTCGGCCATATCGCGGGCATCACGCAGATGACCTCGTCGAGCACGCTGAGCATCTCGTCCATCACGTTGCAGTTCGATCTCACGCGAGACGTCGATGGCGCCGCACGCGATGTAGAAGCCGCGATCAACGCGGCGCGCACCTATCTGCCGACAAACCTTCCTGCCAATCCGACGTACAGAAAAGTAAACTCGGCAGCGGCTCCGATCATGGTGCTCAGCCTCACCTCGGATACAGCGGATCAGGGCGCGATGTACGATACCGCCTCCTCGATCATCGAGCAGAAGCTCTCACAGCTACAGGGGGTAGGCCAGGTACAGGTGGTCGGAAGCTCGCTTCCCGCTGTGCGAGTGGATCTCGATCCGCAGCAGCTCAACAGCTATGGGATCGGCACGCAGGATGTCGCCCATGCAATCTCTCTACAGAACTCCAATCGTCCGAAGGGGCAGTTCAGCGACGAGTTCACCACTGCCGACATTACGGCAAACGATCAGATCTCCAAGGCGAAGGACTACGCTCCGCTCGTCGTAGGCAGCAACAACGGAAGAGTCGTGCGGCTGCGCGATGTCGCCCGCGTCTTCGATTCCGTACAGACGATTCGCTCCGCGGGCTTCGTCAATGGAAAGCCCTGCGTCATCCTGCTCGTCTTCCGGCTGCCGAATGCGAACGTCATCGACACCGTCGATCGCATCAAGAAAGAGCTGCCGTCAATTCGCGCGTCCATTCCCGCGAGCGACCAGCTTTCCATCAACACCGATCTCACCACAACCATCCGCGCCTCCGTCAACGATGTCGAGCGAACGCTCCTCCTCTCCGTCGTGCTGGTCGTGGCCGTCGTCTTCGTATTTCTGCGCAGTCCCCGCGCCATCCTGATTCCCGGAGTCGCCGTAGCCGTCTCGCTCATCGGCACCTTCGCGGTCATGTATCTCTTCGGCTACACCATCGACAACCTGTCGCTGATGGCGCTCACGATCTCCACCGGCTTCGTTGTCGATGATGCCATCGTCGTCATGGAGAACATCACCCGCTTCATCGAGGAAGGGATGCCACCGATGAAGGCGGCGTTCAAGGGGGCACAGGAGGTCGGCTTCACTGTGCTCTCCATGAGTCTCTCGCTCATGGCGGTCTTCGTCCCCATTCTCTTTATGGGCGGAATCGTAGGCCGACTCTTCCACGAGTTCGCATTTACGCTCGACACCTCTATCGCTGTCTCAATGGTGATCTCGCTGACGGTCACGCCCATGATGTGCGCGTACCTGTTGAAGCCCGCGAAGGGGCAGAAGCATGGGCACCTCTATCGCCTCAGTGAACGCGGCTTCGATCTCTTGCTGGAAGGCTATCGCCGCAGCCTCACCTGGACACTTCAACACCCGGCGCTGGTCGTTCTGACCTTCGTTCTAACTCTGGTCCTCAACGTCGTGCTCGTAGTGCGCGTGCCCAAGGGCTTCTTCCCTCTGCAGGACACAGGCATCCTGCTGGGAGGAATTCAGGGCTCGCAGGATGCGTCGTTCCAGTCGATGCGGTCTTCCCTCCTCGATGTGCAGCGCATCATCTCGAAAGACCCAGCCGTGAGCAGCGTTGCCGGGTTTACCGGTGGACAAGGCGGGCCTGGTGGCGGCGCCAGTAACACTGGCTTCGTCTTTGTGAGCCTCAAACCACTCGCAGACCGCAATAACGTCAGCGCCGCGTCGGTCCTGGATCGTCTGCGTCCAAAGCTCGGCGCACTGCCCGGAGCGTCCACCTTCCTGCAGCCTGGGCAGGATCTCTCCGTCGGCGGCCGCCAGAGCAACGCAGCCTATCAGTATCAACTCTCCGCCGATACTGTCGATGCGTTGTCCACGTGGGCTCCGATTCTCTATTCCGAGATGCGCAAGATGCCGCAGCTGAAAGACGTGACGACCGACCAGCAGAACAACGGTCTTCAGATGCTGTTGAACTACGATCGCCCGACGGCAGCGCGATTCGGCATTACACCGCAGCTTATCGATAACGCCCTCTACTTCGAGTTTGGCGAGTCGCAGGTCTCCACCATCTACACCTCCCTGAATCAGTACTACGTGGTCATGGAGGCCGCGCCGCAGTTCTATCGCAATCCCTCCACGCTCGATTCGACGTACCTGCACGTCTCAGGACCAGGCGCGGTACCGCTTAACGCCTTCACCCACAAGAAGATCTCCACCTCAGCGCTGGCTATCAATCACTCGTCGTTTTTTCCGTCGGTTACGATCTCGTTCAACCTCGCTTCCGGAGTTTCGCTCGGACAAGCGACAGCTCTCATCGCCCAGATGCAGCAACGCGTGGGCGCTCCGGCCACAGTACGCAGTCAGTTTGCAGGCACGGCGGAGACCTTCCAGAAATCGCTCTCGACGGAGCCACTGCTCATCATCACGGCTCTGCTCGCCATCTATATCGTTCTCGGTGTTTTGTATGAGAGCCTCATCCACCCCATCACGATTCTCACTACGCTCCCTTCGGCCAGCGTAGGCGCGATCTTTGCGCTTATCGTCTTTCACAGCGAACTCGACATCATCTCGCTCATCGGAATCTTTCTGCTCATCGGAATCGTGAAGAAGAACGCCATCATGATGATCGACTTCGCGCTGCAGGCCGAGCGCGAGGAGGGCAAGAGCACGCGCGACTCCATCTTTGAAGCCTGCATGCTGCGCTTCCGGCCCATTCTCATGACCACGCTGGCCGCGCTCTTCGGTGCCCTGCCGCTGGCTCTCGGTCACGGAACCGGATCGGAGCTGCGCCGTCCGCTGGGCGTTGCTATCGCCGGCGGCCTGGCCTTCAGCCAACTACTCACGCTGTACACCACACCGGTGATCTATCTCTACTTCGACCGGATGAGCCAGCGTTTCAAACAGCGTCGCAACCATCAGCTCGGCACGACACAGAACCCCGCTGCCATTTAGAGGAAATAAAACCAATGGCTTCCCCTTTTCGTTTCGTATCAACTCCTCGACGCCGCACCATCACCGCAGCTATCGCCGGAACCATACTGCTTCTGCAGGGCTGCAGGGTTGGCCCCAAGTACATTCCACCTGTGGTCCAGGCTCCTCCTGCATTCAAAGAAGTCGCACCGCAGGTAGCTGCGGACGGCAGCACCTGGAAACCTGCCACACCGCAGGACGCAACTCTGCGCGGCAAGTGGTGGGAGATCTATCAGGAGCCTGAACTCAACGCGCTTGAAGACAAGCTGAATATTTCCAACCAGAACATCGCGCAGTCTTTTCAGAACTTCATGGCGGCGCGTGCGCAGGTGCGGCAGGCCCGGGCCAGCTACTCGCCGACGGTTACCACCACGCCTGCCTACACACGGGCCCGCGCCTCAGCGAATGAAGGCAGCCAGGGGCTCAGCAATGTGAATCTCAACAGCAACGACTTCAACCTTCCCTTCGATGTGTCGTGGGAGCCCGACGTCTGGGGACGCATTCGGAACACTGTCCGCGAGTATGCCAACGCGGCCCAGGTCAGCGCCGCCGACCTCGCCAATGAACGGCTCACGGAGCAGGCGAATCTTGCCGTCGACTACTTCGAGATTCGCGGCCAGGACGAACTGATCGCGCTCTATCAGCAATCCATCGAAGCCGAGCGCCAGAGCCTCAAGCTGACACAGGTCCTGCGAACGACCGGTATCGACGACGATCAGGCCATTGCCCAGGCAGAGCTCAACCTCCGGACAGCCGAGGCAACAGCGACCAATCTCGGGGTCGCGCGAGCCCAGTATGAGCACGCCATCGCCCTGTTGCTTGGCGAGCCCGCATCGACGTTCTCCATACCGGTGCGCTCACTTACGACAGAGGTTCCCGCCATTCCGGTAGGCGTGCCTTCGGAGCTTTTGCAGCGTCGTCCTGACATTGCCGCAGCCGAACGCACCATGTCGCAGGCGAACGCTCTCATCGGCGTGGAGACGGCAGCCTTCTACCCTAGCTTCAGCCTCTCCGCGGAAGGCGGCCTGCAGAGTTCCACCATAGGAAACTGGTTTGCGTGGCCCAGCCGTTTCTTCTCCGTTGGCCCGTCTGCATCGCAGACGCTGTTTGATGCAGGCCTGCGCCGCGCCACCATTGCACAGTACCAGGCGCAGTACGACGGCGACGTCGCTGCTTATCGACAGACAGTGCTCACCGCGTTTCAGCAGACCGAGGACTACCTTGCTTCCCTGCGCATCCTCACGCAGCAGAGGCAACAACAACAGCAGGCGATCACCGCAGCACAGCGGTACTACGATCTAGCCGATGTCCGGTATCGCACCGGGGTCGATACCTACCTGAATGTCTTCACCGCGCAGACGACCTTGCTCAGCAATCAGCAGACCGCGGTCACGCTGCACGTACAGCAGGTGACGAGCAGTGTTCAGCTCATAGAAGCCCTTGGCGGAGGCTGGGATGTAAGTCAGCTTCCCTCTGAAAAATCAGTTGCAGCCAAGAAGATGTAAACGCCCTTCAAGCGAGAGGTAGATCGAACCATGGCAAGCGTCTCTTCACGAGCAAGAGCATTCCGCATCGCTTCGTGGATCACAGCCCTGAATGTCCTGATAGCCAGCGGATTTTCTATCGCAGGACTCCTTCGCCCTGAGTCCATTCTGCCCGCCGGTTATGTCCCTACAAATGCGTCGTTGATCTTTGCGCTGTACGCGGCCGCCCGCACGATCCCGCTGGCGTGTGTCGTATTCGTAGCCATCTACAAACGCTGGATATCGGCGCTTGTCGTCCTCGGTAGTCTTGCAGGGGGTGTTCAGTTTCTCGATTCCATCGTCGGTCTCGTGCAGCAAGATCCTGGAAAGACCTATGGGCCCTTTGTCATCGCTCTTTTTCAGTTGTATGCCGTGATCCGGCTGGTGCGTTCGAACTGAGACAAACCTTTATCTGCACTCTTCAGGACAATCCGGCCTCGCTGGACAGTCAAAGCGTGATCGTGCGATCTTGTCTACGCTATTTTCTTGATCCTTCTCATGACGCGAATAGGCCACAGCCAGGTTGACCGGTTTAAAGTGGTGGGCCTCTTGAGGAATTGAGGAAAGTGGCAAAGAAAACCGCTCGACTCCATCTGACAGAGGTCTCATGACACACCAGAGTTGCAAGTTCATGGCGCACATCCATCGCCCCTCCTCCTTTGTGAACGGAATATCGTTCGGAACCGGAAAACGCCGGAGCTTTTCCTCCGCGCTTCTTCTGGGTCTCACGCTCAGCGCACTTCCTCTTTTGACCAGTCGAGGATCGGCGCAGGCCACACCCAACTTCGGCCCGAACGTCTCCATCATCACGCCCGATATGTCGAGCGCGACGATTCAGAGCAAGCTGGATTCTCTTTCGCAGGAGGCCCAGTTCAGCACGAATCGCCATGCGGTGTTGTTCATGCCGGGAACCTATAGCGTCCAGGCGCAGGTAGGCTACTACGAGTCCGTCTCCGGTCTGGGCGAGTCGCCGAATGACGTCACCATCAACGGCTCCATCGAACAGAATGAGGTGGACGAGTTTGGCGCGCTCACCACCATCTTCTGGCGCTCGATTGAGAACATGACGGAAAACTCGCCGACGACGCTGCAATGGGGCGTCTCGCAGGGCATATCCTTCCGGAGGATGCAGGTCAACGGAGCGATGGAGCTGACCAACGCCGCCTGCAACTTTTCGAGCGGCGGCTTCATCTCGGACACCGTAGTTACAGGAAATCTCAACTCCTGCTCGCAGCAGCAGTGGTACACACGCAACAGCCGCATCGGAAGCTGGAGCGGAAGTAACTGGAACATGGTCTTCTCCGGGGTAGAAGGTGCCCCGTTCTCAAACTATCCGAGCAATACGTTCACCGTGCTTCCAACCACTCCGGTAAGCCGTGAGAAGCCCTTCCTGTATGTGGACAAGTGGAACAGGTTCAACGTCTTCGTGCCGACGCTGCAAGAAGGCTCGTCCGGAATCACCTGGTCCCATGGCCTCGAGCATGGATACTCCCTCTCCATTGATGATTTCTTTATTGCGCAACCTTCGACTCCCGTCGCGCAGATCAATAGAGCGTTGGCCGAGGGCAAGAATCTGATCCTGACTCCCGGCATCTATCCGCTTCAAGGATCGATCAACATCACGAGGCCGAACACGGTCGTGCTGGGCCTGGGCTACCCGACACTGGTTCCCCAGACAGGAACCGCAGCCATCACAGTCGCCGACGTCGACGGAGTGCGGCTTGCAGCCCTGCTGATCGATGCAGGGCCCGTCAACTCCCCTGTCTTGATGCAGGTTGGAGCCTCCGAAAGTTGGTTCGGGAATCAGAACGGATGGAGACCCTCGCACCATTTGAACCCGACGTCTCTTAACGACGTCTTCTTCCGCATTGGCGGAGGCACGCCGGGCACTGCGACCACCACGCTCCAGATCGATAGCAACGACGTCATCCTGGACAACATCTGGGCGTGGCGCGCGGACCACGGAAACGGTGTCGGATGGACCGTCAACGTGGCCGAACATGGTGTGATTGTTAACGGAGACAACGTCACCGCGCTGGGCCTCGCCGTCGAACACTACGAGCAGGCCCAGGTGCAGTGGAACGGCGAACGC encodes:
- a CDS encoding efflux RND transporter permease subunit, with the translated sequence MNISAPFIRRPVATTLFAVAITIAGLIAFQALPVSSLPQVDFATITVATSLPGASPEVMASSVATPLERQFGHIAGITQMTSSSTLSISSITLQFDLTRDVDGAARDVEAAINAARTYLPTNLPANPTYRKVNSAAAPIMVLSLTSDTADQGAMYDTASSIIEQKLSQLQGVGQVQVVGSSLPAVRVDLDPQQLNSYGIGTQDVAHAISLQNSNRPKGQFSDEFTTADITANDQISKAKDYAPLVVGSNNGRVVRLRDVARVFDSVQTIRSAGFVNGKPCVILLVFRLPNANVIDTVDRIKKELPSIRASIPASDQLSINTDLTTTIRASVNDVERTLLLSVVLVVAVVFVFLRSPRAILIPGVAVAVSLIGTFAVMYLFGYTIDNLSLMALTISTGFVVDDAIVVMENITRFIEEGMPPMKAAFKGAQEVGFTVLSMSLSLMAVFVPILFMGGIVGRLFHEFAFTLDTSIAVSMVISLTVTPMMCAYLLKPAKGQKHGHLYRLSERGFDLLLEGYRRSLTWTLQHPALVVLTFVLTLVLNVVLVVRVPKGFFPLQDTGILLGGIQGSQDASFQSMRSSLLDVQRIISKDPAVSSVAGFTGGQGGPGGGASNTGFVFVSLKPLADRNNVSAASVLDRLRPKLGALPGASTFLQPGQDLSVGGRQSNAAYQYQLSADTVDALSTWAPILYSEMRKMPQLKDVTTDQQNNGLQMLLNYDRPTAARFGITPQLIDNALYFEFGESQVSTIYTSLNQYYVVMEAAPQFYRNPSTLDSTYLHVSGPGAVPLNAFTHKKISTSALAINHSSFFPSVTISFNLASGVSLGQATALIAQMQQRVGAPATVRSQFAGTAETFQKSLSTEPLLIITALLAIYIVLGVLYESLIHPITILTTLPSASVGAIFALIVFHSELDIISLIGIFLLIGIVKKNAIMMIDFALQAEREEGKSTRDSIFEACMLRFRPILMTTLAALFGALPLALGHGTGSELRRPLGVAIAGGLAFSQLLTLYTTPVIYLYFDRMSQRFKQRRNHQLGTTQNPAAI
- a CDS encoding efflux transporter outer membrane subunit — protein: MASPFRFVSTPRRRTITAAIAGTILLLQGCRVGPKYIPPVVQAPPAFKEVAPQVAADGSTWKPATPQDATLRGKWWEIYQEPELNALEDKLNISNQNIAQSFQNFMAARAQVRQARASYSPTVTTTPAYTRARASANEGSQGLSNVNLNSNDFNLPFDVSWEPDVWGRIRNTVREYANAAQVSAADLANERLTEQANLAVDYFEIRGQDELIALYQQSIEAERQSLKLTQVLRTTGIDDDQAIAQAELNLRTAEATATNLGVARAQYEHAIALLLGEPASTFSIPVRSLTTEVPAIPVGVPSELLQRRPDIAAAERTMSQANALIGVETAAFYPSFSLSAEGGLQSSTIGNWFAWPSRFFSVGPSASQTLFDAGLRRATIAQYQAQYDGDVAAYRQTVLTAFQQTEDYLASLRILTQQRQQQQQAITAAQRYYDLADVRYRTGVDTYLNVFTAQTTLLSNQQTAVTLHVQQVTSSVQLIEALGGGWDVSQLPSEKSVAAKKM